Proteins encoded within one genomic window of Amycolatopsis nigrescens CSC17Ta-90:
- a CDS encoding NADP-dependent oxidoreductase, whose product MSTGTELTNHQFRLAARPSGLPKPTDWEYRAQPVAGPADGEFLVEISHLSLDPAMRGWMNAGKSYIPPVEIGEVMRAGAIGRVIESRNPRFAVGDHVSGTFGVQEYAVSDGREVRKVDPDVAPLATYLGALGMPGMTAYFGLLDIGRPKAGQTVVVSGAAGAVGSVTGQIAKIHGCRVVGIAGGAEKCRLLTDELGFDAAIDYKAEDVKAALREHAPDGVDVYFDNVGGDILDTVLTRLARGARIVICGAISQYNNTEPVRGPANYMSLLVHRASMTGMVVFDYADRFRAASAEMAGWLADGRLKVREHVVEAGLEAFPDTLLSLFSGDNVGKLVLKIRD is encoded by the coding sequence TTGAGCACCGGCACCGAGTTGACCAACCACCAGTTCCGGCTCGCCGCGCGACCGTCCGGCCTGCCGAAGCCCACCGACTGGGAGTACCGCGCCCAGCCGGTCGCCGGGCCGGCGGACGGCGAGTTCCTGGTCGAGATCTCGCACCTGTCGCTGGACCCGGCCATGCGCGGCTGGATGAACGCGGGCAAGTCCTACATCCCGCCGGTGGAGATCGGCGAGGTGATGCGGGCCGGCGCGATCGGCAGGGTGATCGAGTCAAGGAACCCCCGGTTCGCGGTGGGCGACCACGTGTCCGGCACCTTCGGGGTGCAGGAGTACGCGGTGTCCGACGGCCGTGAGGTGCGGAAGGTGGACCCCGACGTGGCGCCGCTGGCGACCTACCTCGGCGCGCTCGGCATGCCGGGGATGACCGCGTATTTCGGGCTGCTGGACATCGGGCGGCCGAAGGCGGGGCAGACCGTGGTGGTCTCCGGCGCGGCCGGTGCGGTCGGCAGCGTCACCGGCCAGATCGCCAAGATCCACGGCTGCCGGGTGGTGGGCATCGCCGGCGGGGCGGAGAAATGCCGGCTGCTGACCGACGAGCTCGGTTTCGACGCGGCCATCGACTACAAGGCCGAGGACGTCAAGGCGGCGTTGCGCGAGCACGCCCCGGACGGGGTGGACGTCTACTTCGACAACGTCGGCGGCGACATCCTGGACACCGTGCTGACCCGGCTCGCCCGTGGCGCGCGCATCGTGATCTGCGGGGCCATCTCGCAGTACAACAACACCGAGCCGGTGCGCGGCCCGGCCAACTACATGTCGCTGCTGGTGCACCGCGCTTCGATGACCGGCATGGTGGTGTTCGACTACGCGGACCGGTTCCGCGCGGCCTCGGCGGAGATGGCGGGCTGGCTGGCCGACGGGCGGCTGAAGGTCCGCGAGCACGTGGTGGAGGCCGGGCTCGAGGCCTTCCCGGACACCCTGCTGAGCCTGTTCTCCGGGGACAACGTCGGCAAGCTCGTGCTCAAGATCCGGGACTGA
- a CDS encoding zinc-binding alcohol dehydrogenase family protein — MRSWRVARPGPIASAPLLAVRDPVPHPGPGELLLKVLACGVCRTDLHVAEGDLPVHRRGVIPGHQVVGEVVGIGDGAGGRFAAGDRAGVAWLRGTCGQCRYCSAGRENLCPDSVYTGWDADGGYAEFATVPAAYALRLPDRYSAVELAPLLCAGIIGYRALRLAELPEHGRLGIYGFGASAHLAAQVAIAGGAEVHVMTRDAEARRLAMDLGAASAQGSYDPPPQPLDAAILFAPAGELVPPALVALDRGGTLAVAGIHLTGVPPLDYQRHLFQERGLRSVTANTRTDAAEFLEFAAVHPLRVTTAEYPLGNADGALRDLAGGWVTGAAVLVP, encoded by the coding sequence ATGCGTTCCTGGCGGGTCGCCCGTCCCGGCCCGATCGCTTCGGCACCGCTGCTCGCGGTGCGCGATCCGGTCCCGCACCCGGGGCCTGGCGAACTGCTGCTGAAGGTGCTGGCCTGCGGGGTGTGCCGCACCGACCTGCACGTGGCCGAGGGCGACCTGCCGGTGCACCGCCGCGGCGTGATCCCGGGGCACCAGGTGGTGGGCGAGGTGGTCGGGATCGGCGACGGTGCGGGCGGGCGGTTCGCGGCCGGTGACCGCGCTGGGGTGGCCTGGCTGCGCGGTACCTGCGGGCAGTGCCGCTATTGCTCGGCGGGCAGGGAGAACCTCTGCCCGGACTCGGTGTACACCGGCTGGGACGCCGACGGTGGCTACGCCGAGTTCGCCACCGTGCCCGCCGCCTACGCACTCCGGCTGCCGGACCGGTACTCCGCCGTCGAGCTGGCTCCCCTGCTGTGCGCCGGGATCATCGGCTACCGGGCACTCCGGCTCGCCGAACTGCCCGAGCACGGCAGGCTGGGCATCTACGGGTTCGGCGCGAGCGCGCACCTCGCCGCGCAAGTGGCGATCGCGGGCGGGGCCGAGGTGCACGTGATGACCAGGGACGCCGAGGCAAGGCGGCTGGCCATGGACCTGGGCGCCGCCTCGGCGCAGGGCTCGTACGACCCGCCGCCACAGCCGCTGGACGCGGCGATCCTGTTCGCGCCTGCCGGTGAGCTGGTGCCGCCCGCGCTGGTGGCACTCGACCGCGGGGGCACGCTGGCCGTCGCGGGCATCCACCTCACCGGCGTGCCGCCGCTGGACTACCAGCGCCACCTGTTCCAGGAGCGGGGGCTTCGCTCGGTCACCGCGAACACCAGGACCGACGCCGCCGAGTTCCTCGAGTTCGCGGCGGTGCACCCGTTGCGGGTCACGACCGCCGAGTACCCGCTCGGCAACGCCGACGGCGCGCTGCGCGACCTCGCGGGCGGCTGGGTCACCGGCGCCGCGGTGCTGGTGCCCTGA
- a CDS encoding hydroxysqualene dehydroxylase produces the protein MSGFSRRTFAGGMLGTGIGMTLGAVPAAASRSGRRVAVLGGGVGGLTAAHELAERGFEVTVHERKALGGKARSIPVPGSGTGGRPDLPGEHGFRFVPGFYQNLPDTLGRIPLPGGGTALDNLVTGTQELVAVPGKAPIRLPNSLPIRPDPQFIRSLLRFFATSMVKVSPAEADFFAEKIVVFLTSGPRRRLGQWERMSFSDYTAAGRMSEVYRELLVDLFTETLVAANPAKANTRTMGAMGEAWLYAMAGLGSGRPPDQLLNGPTGSAWLEPWTNLLSGLGVRFELGHTVVRLDCHRGRITGAWAIDGRGRPHWINADYYVLAVPAERAARLLDRRILDSAPELAGVTRLQTDWMNGIQFFLRERRPINHGHVAYGYSPFALTSISQAQFWNHDLAGYGDGTVADVLSVDVSNWNQPGVRYGKTAKECTRQELIDEVLAQIRGSLTDGASLLPDEIVHSVAVDPAITGHGTPAVANDEPLLINTPGSWQDRPTAVTGIRNLFLAADYVRTDIDLATMEGANEAGKQAAAGVLAAAGSTVDPPVLHRLYRPPEFERYYTADDQRYDQGLPNELDLLDPYWP, from the coding sequence ATGAGCGGGTTCAGCAGGAGAACGTTCGCGGGCGGGATGCTGGGGACCGGGATCGGCATGACGCTCGGCGCGGTGCCCGCCGCGGCGAGCCGTTCCGGACGGCGGGTCGCGGTGCTCGGCGGCGGTGTCGGCGGGCTGACCGCCGCGCACGAGCTGGCCGAGCGCGGCTTCGAGGTCACCGTGCACGAACGCAAGGCATTGGGCGGCAAGGCACGCAGCATCCCGGTGCCCGGCAGCGGCACCGGTGGCAGGCCGGATCTCCCCGGTGAGCACGGTTTCCGGTTCGTGCCGGGCTTCTACCAGAACCTGCCGGACACCCTGGGCCGGATTCCGCTGCCCGGCGGCGGCACGGCACTGGACAACCTGGTGACCGGCACGCAGGAGCTGGTCGCGGTACCCGGCAAGGCGCCGATCCGGCTGCCGAACTCGTTGCCGATAAGGCCGGACCCGCAGTTCATCCGCTCGCTGCTCAGGTTCTTCGCCACGTCGATGGTGAAGGTGTCGCCCGCCGAAGCGGACTTCTTCGCGGAGAAGATCGTGGTGTTCCTGACCAGCGGCCCCCGGCGGCGGCTCGGGCAGTGGGAGCGAATGTCCTTTTCGGACTACACCGCGGCCGGGCGGATGTCCGAAGTGTACCGAGAGCTGCTGGTGGACCTGTTCACCGAGACACTGGTCGCGGCGAACCCGGCCAAGGCGAACACCCGCACCATGGGCGCGATGGGGGAGGCCTGGCTCTACGCGATGGCGGGCCTCGGTTCCGGGCGGCCGCCGGACCAGCTGCTGAACGGCCCGACCGGCAGCGCCTGGCTCGAGCCGTGGACGAACCTGCTGTCCGGGCTCGGGGTGCGGTTCGAACTGGGGCATACGGTCGTCCGGCTCGACTGCCACCGCGGCCGGATCACCGGTGCTTGGGCCATCGACGGCCGGGGGCGGCCGCACTGGATCAACGCCGACTACTACGTGCTGGCGGTACCGGCCGAACGGGCCGCGAGGCTGCTCGATCGCCGCATCCTGGACAGCGCCCCGGAACTCGCCGGGGTGACGCGGTTGCAGACCGACTGGATGAACGGCATCCAGTTCTTCCTGCGTGAGCGGCGGCCGATCAACCACGGCCACGTGGCATACGGGTACAGCCCGTTCGCGCTCACCTCGATCAGCCAGGCGCAGTTCTGGAACCACGACCTCGCCGGTTACGGGGACGGCACGGTGGCGGACGTGCTCTCGGTCGATGTGTCCAACTGGAACCAGCCCGGCGTGCGCTACGGCAAGACAGCCAAGGAGTGCACCCGCCAGGAGCTCATCGACGAGGTGCTCGCGCAGATCCGGGGGAGCCTGACGGACGGCGCGTCGCTGCTGCCCGACGAGATCGTGCACAGCGTGGCGGTGGATCCGGCGATCACCGGGCACGGCACCCCGGCGGTGGCCAACGACGAGCCGCTGCTGATCAACACCCCCGGTTCGTGGCAGGATCGGCCGACGGCGGTCACCGGGATCCGGAACCTGTTCCTGGCCGCGGACTACGTCCGTACCGACATCGATCTTGCCACCATGGAAGGCGCCAACGAAGCGGGAAAGCAGGCGGCCGCTGGAGTTCTGGCCGCCGCCGGGTCCACTGTGGACCCACCGGTGCTGCACCGGCTGTACCGGCCACCGGAGTTCGAGCGGTACTACACCGCCGACGACCAGCGCTACGACCAGGGCCTGCCCAACGAGCTGGACCTGCTCGACCCCTACTGGCCCTAG
- a CDS encoding alpha-ketoglutarate-dependent dioxygenase AlkB, whose amino-acid sequence MSMALQASLFDEGGAAGLGSLDAVRRTVLGRGAWIDVLPGWLTGADELFEHLASTVPWQAERRQMYERVVAVPRLLSFYREHDPLPAPILDAARSALDEHYAAELGERFRTAGLCYYRDGRDSVAWHGDTLGRGATEDTMVAIISVGAPRPLLLRPRGGGRTVRHALGHGDLIVMGGSCQRTWEHAVPKTARPVGPRISIQFRPRGVR is encoded by the coding sequence ATGTCGATGGCTCTGCAAGCTTCCCTGTTCGACGAGGGCGGCGCGGCCGGGCTCGGCTCGCTGGACGCCGTCCGGCGCACCGTGCTCGGCCGCGGCGCGTGGATCGACGTCCTGCCCGGCTGGCTGACCGGCGCCGACGAGCTGTTCGAGCACCTGGCCAGCACCGTGCCCTGGCAGGCCGAGCGGCGGCAGATGTACGAGCGGGTGGTTGCGGTGCCGCGGCTGCTGAGCTTCTACCGCGAGCACGATCCCCTGCCCGCGCCGATCCTGGACGCCGCGCGGTCCGCGCTCGACGAGCACTACGCGGCCGAGCTCGGCGAACGGTTCCGCACGGCCGGCCTGTGCTACTACCGGGACGGGCGGGACAGCGTGGCCTGGCACGGCGACACCCTCGGCCGCGGCGCCACCGAGGACACCATGGTGGCGATCATCTCGGTCGGCGCGCCGCGGCCGTTGCTGCTGCGGCCCCGCGGCGGCGGCCGCACCGTCCGGCACGCGCTGGGGCACGGCGACCTGATCGTGATGGGCGGCTCCTGCCAGCGCACCTGGGAGCACGCCGTGCCCAAGACGGCGAGGCCGGTCGGGCCCCGGATCAGCATCCAGTTCCGCCCCCGCGGCGTCCGCTAG
- a CDS encoding cyclase family protein yields the protein MTAERPMPTQDEVLGYFNTLSNWGRWGDNDELGTLNHITDDVRLAAARAVRHGRSVSCGWEVVVPGEMERSTTSCPCAADMPGAENMPVPGFRNDRRWGFSNEQLGIMFHGNTITHVDSPCHIFWDGAMYNGRSHSLVDAETGSAWAAVTAAANGIITRGVLLDVAKVRDVPWLEPGQGVFPEDLEEAERRQGVRVRSGDAVFLRTGYGRHRHEAGATQGFTQAGWHASCLPWLHEREVALIAADTPQDVQPSGYEDVLMPVHAVSLVAMGLWLLDNCDLEECATTAAELGQWDFHLAVAPIRFAGTSGSPVNPIATF from the coding sequence ATGACGGCAGAGCGGCCGATGCCAACGCAGGACGAAGTGCTCGGGTACTTCAACACGCTGTCGAACTGGGGACGGTGGGGCGACAACGACGAACTCGGCACGCTGAACCACATCACGGACGACGTTCGGCTGGCTGCGGCGCGGGCCGTGCGGCACGGCAGGAGCGTGTCATGCGGCTGGGAAGTCGTCGTGCCGGGGGAAATGGAGCGGTCGACGACCTCGTGCCCGTGCGCCGCCGACATGCCGGGAGCCGAGAACATGCCGGTGCCCGGATTCCGCAACGACCGACGGTGGGGCTTCTCGAACGAACAGCTCGGCATCATGTTCCACGGCAACACCATCACCCACGTCGATTCGCCGTGCCACATCTTCTGGGACGGCGCGATGTACAACGGGCGGTCGCACTCGCTGGTCGACGCCGAAACGGGATCGGCGTGGGCGGCCGTCACGGCGGCGGCGAACGGGATCATCACGCGGGGTGTGCTGCTGGACGTCGCGAAGGTCCGCGATGTGCCGTGGCTGGAACCGGGACAGGGCGTGTTTCCCGAAGATCTCGAGGAGGCCGAGCGTCGCCAGGGTGTTCGGGTGCGATCCGGCGATGCGGTATTCCTGCGGACCGGCTATGGCCGCCACCGGCACGAGGCCGGTGCGACACAAGGCTTCACGCAAGCCGGCTGGCACGCGTCCTGCCTGCCGTGGCTGCACGAACGGGAGGTCGCGCTGATCGCCGCCGACACCCCGCAAGACGTTCAGCCGTCGGGGTACGAGGACGTGTTGATGCCGGTGCACGCCGTGAGCCTCGTCGCGATGGGTCTGTGGCTGCTCGACAACTGCGATCTGGAGGAGTGCGCGACGACGGCCGCCGAACTCGGCCAGTGGGACTTCCACCTCGCAGTCGCACCGATCCGCTTCGCCGGCACGTCCGGCAGCCCGGTCAACCCGATCGCCACCTTCTGA